The genomic region TGCAGCGCCGTGAGGGCCGGCAGGGGAGTCGACAGCGAGAGGGATTCCAGGTCGGCGAGGGCGAACAGGCCGTCTCGGTCGTGCTCGCCGCTGCGCCTGACGGTCTGCCCGGGGGCGACACGGCCGCCGTGGAAGTAGAAGTCGATCACCGGGCCCGTGCCCTTCACATCGGCCCGGTGGTCGTAGCCGATGAACCGGGGCGCCCGGTCCAGGACGATGCCGGTCTCCTCGTGCAGCTCCCGGCACGCGGCACCGAAGGGGTCCTCGCCGTGGTCGAGCATCCCGCCCGGCAGCCCCCAGAGCCCGGCACCGGGCTCGCCCTCGGCGTAGCGCAGCAGCAGGATCCGGTCCTCCGCGTCGAGGAGCAGCACGCACGACGCGACGATGGTCTGCGGCAGCGTCTTGACCCACTCGTCACGCGGCAGCACGCGCTGTACGTCGGTGGCGGGCACGGTCGTGTCCACGGTGGTGTTCCTTCCGTCGTCCGGGCAGCCCGGGACGAGCTGCCCAAACGGTGGAACGGCCGGACGCGCCGATGGTCACCGGCGTACTCGTGTCACGTGTCGCAGGCGATCCCGTCGTTGTCGCGGTCCAGGTGTGAGGCGTAGCCGGGTTCACCACGGTGGATGGGGGCGGCTCCGGCCGCACGGACGGCGGAGCAGTTCGCGTAGTAGACGTCCTCCGAGCCGCCCGATCCGCTCGATCCGTCGTCGTCGGAGCCGCCGCCCGCGGCCGGCTGTGCGGTGACGGTGGTGGTGGCTCTGACGGTCCTGGTGGCGGTGACCGTGGGGGCGGGTTCCGGCTTCTTCGCGAGTGGTGTCGCGGTGGCGGTGGTCGTCGCGGTGACCGTGACGGTCGGCTGCGGTCTGGCGGCCGCGGGTTTCGCGTCGGCCGTCTTGTCG from Streptomyces chartreusis NRRL 3882 harbors:
- a CDS encoding excalibur calcium-binding domain-containing protein is translated as MSNPYTGPHADPYPVPPAPQPVRPAPRWARKRYLLPALGLAWFIGVGIGASGDKTADAKPAAARPQPTVTVTATTTATATPLAKKPEPAPTVTATRTVRATTTVTAQPAAGGGSDDDGSSGSGGSEDVYYANCSAVRAAGAAPIHRGEPGYASHLDRDNDGIACDT
- a CDS encoding NUDIX hydrolase — protein: MDTTVPATDVQRVLPRDEWVKTLPQTIVASCVLLLDAEDRILLLRYAEGEPGAGLWGLPGGMLDHGEDPFGAACRELHEETGIVLDRAPRFIGYDHRADVKGTGPVIDFYFHGGRVAPGQTVRRSGEHDRDGLFALADLESLSLSTPLPALTALHTAALTGTVVCLREGLPR